Part of the Solanum stenotomum isolate F172 unplaced genomic scaffold, ASM1918654v1 scaffold7256, whole genome shotgun sequence genome is shown below.
aagttaaaagataaaagtttggtgtagaatttgaattattaaaagttCCCAAATAATGAGACTTGACCCAAATacagttttttctagtatttggaatttgggatatttgccaaaaatatttgtcaaataatggtaaattgtatggacaaacactatttgccaaattCTTCCCCAAATTTTACTTGgaaaatctatggtcaaacggGTCCTAAATTGAGGAAGATGAACATATAACATCAGAGTATATGAACTTTTAGCACAAATCATAAACGATTTTTCCCTTGATTCACGATTTTGGTTGTAAATCCCAAGCTAGAGTTTCGTGAATTTGAGAGAGAAACAGGGTAAAATGGAAGAGTATTTCACCCTATACCCTTGTAtcaatttgaatattaatttagttttttttttaattcttatatCTACgtgtaaattttttaattagttggcagctATTGAGCGGCTCACTAATCCACGTTGGATCGTATGCATTTCACGTGTTTGGGCTGCATTAttcgtgtgtctatttattcaactttatacatgTTTAAGTTTCTAAGCATAAATGTGAGTTGATGCCAAGTTAAAATGAATGTATTAGGTCTTTGATATAACTagtacaacaataacaacaccATTCTTTGTCCGAAACATTGTTGGATTGGCTATGTTTATTTCACATAAACATTACATCAACTATAATCAATCAGCATAAATGTCTACCTCAACGGAATTATCTAACAAAGCTATGGAATCAGACGAAAATGTCGTAGAACTTCCCATGATCTGATGAACAATCGGTTCAGATTGAAGAGGCTGAGGAGGTACTTCTAGCACTTCAACTTCGCCTTCAAGCATTTCTACTACTTTACTCATTGAAGGGCGTTGTATCGGATTTGTTTGTATACACCATAATGCAACTAAACT
Proteins encoded:
- the LOC125852988 gene encoding PR5-like receptor kinase — encoded protein: MEMLDLKRNEVANEENSSQYFPYNIYDKFNKGKEIVVDEEANDDEKKMARKLSLVALWCIQTNPIQRPSMSKVVEMLEGEVEVLEVPPQPLQSEPIVHQIMGSSTTFSSDSIALLDNSVEVDIYAD